Proteins encoded by one window of Kribbella flavida DSM 17836:
- a CDS encoding alpha/beta fold hydrolase has translation MVHARYRELLADWPVPSEQRLVDTRQGPTFVVSSGPADAPPLVLLHGSAGTTVDWSGDVPRWSESFRVHAIDGLSEPGLSAPPRPAIGSPAYAEWLDDVLEALGVDRFSIVAMSLGAWFALDYATRRPGRVQRMALLAPTGFSRQKVLRLLPALMLAPLGHWGLRRAVTSVIGPVPAGLSSKYLDFGLLVHKHFVARRVKLPVFTDEQLAGLDLLAIVGSEDRMLDSATTARRLPGRSVVIPGAGHLLPLQTERVLDFLRGPR, from the coding sequence ATGGTGCATGCTCGGTACCGCGAGCTGCTGGCGGACTGGCCGGTGCCCAGCGAGCAACGCCTGGTGGACACCCGCCAGGGCCCGACCTTCGTGGTCTCCAGCGGTCCGGCCGATGCGCCCCCGCTGGTCCTGCTGCACGGCTCGGCCGGGACCACGGTCGACTGGTCGGGCGACGTGCCGCGGTGGAGCGAGAGCTTCCGGGTGCACGCGATCGACGGCCTCAGCGAGCCCGGGCTGAGCGCTCCACCCCGACCGGCGATCGGCTCCCCGGCGTACGCCGAGTGGCTGGACGACGTGCTCGAAGCGCTCGGGGTCGACCGGTTCTCGATCGTGGCGATGTCGCTGGGCGCCTGGTTCGCGCTCGACTACGCGACCCGGCGGCCCGGGCGGGTGCAGCGAATGGCCTTGCTCGCGCCGACCGGGTTCAGCCGGCAGAAGGTGCTCCGGCTGCTGCCCGCGCTGATGCTGGCGCCACTCGGTCACTGGGGTCTTCGGCGCGCGGTGACGTCGGTGATCGGTCCGGTGCCGGCGGGACTGAGCAGCAAGTACCTGGACTTCGGCCTGCTGGTGCACAAGCACTTCGTCGCGCGGCGGGTGAAGCTGCCGGTGTTCACCGACGAGCAGTTGGCCGGGCTGGACCTGCTCGCGATAGTCGGCAGCGAGGACCGCATGCTCGACTCGGCCACGACCGCACGGCGACTGCCCGGACGGTCCGTGGTGATTCCGGGCGCCGGGCACCTGCTGCCGCTGCAGACCGAGCGGGTGCTGGACTTCCTCCGGGGGCCGCGATGA
- a CDS encoding DUF4180 domain-containing protein: MTIDVAETAITDVQSAIDLIGNASYWHRAEWVALTVEQLPAGFFELSTGVAGEIVQKFAQYGMGLAVVGDVSAYEAASTPFRDWVRESNRGRQLWFVPDLDTLRRLHG, encoded by the coding sequence ATGACCATTGACGTGGCGGAGACTGCGATCACCGACGTGCAGAGCGCGATCGACCTGATCGGCAACGCGTCGTACTGGCACCGGGCGGAGTGGGTCGCGCTCACGGTCGAGCAGTTGCCGGCCGGGTTCTTCGAGCTGAGCACGGGCGTGGCCGGGGAGATCGTGCAGAAGTTCGCGCAGTACGGGATGGGGCTCGCGGTGGTCGGCGACGTGTCGGCGTACGAGGCGGCGAGCACGCCGTTCCGCGACTGGGTGCGGGAGAGCAACCGGGGCCGGCAGCTGTGGTTCGTGCCGGACCTGGACACCTTGCGGCGACTCCACGGGTAG
- a CDS encoding SixA phosphatase family protein, with amino-acid sequence MADPSDLVIDRTLVLLRHAKAVPPESMTDLDRPLAERGRADAAAAGRYLVAEGIEADLVLCSPSVRTRETWQYAAEAGAIATDIWYDRRIYSAGTDGLLDVIQEAPAEARTVILIGHAPGVPWLADELALDGTSPNRVELTRKYPTSGLTVLHHTTRWSDLAADDCDLVSYVVPRG; translated from the coding sequence ATGGCTGACCCGTCTGATCTGGTGATCGACCGCACCCTCGTCCTGTTGCGGCACGCGAAGGCCGTGCCGCCGGAGTCGATGACGGACCTGGACCGTCCGCTGGCCGAGCGGGGCCGGGCCGACGCCGCCGCGGCCGGCCGGTACTTGGTTGCCGAGGGCATCGAGGCCGACCTGGTGCTGTGCTCTCCGTCGGTCCGCACCCGGGAGACCTGGCAGTACGCCGCGGAGGCGGGCGCCATCGCCACCGACATCTGGTACGACCGGCGGATCTACAGCGCCGGCACCGACGGCCTGCTCGACGTGATTCAGGAAGCCCCGGCCGAGGCCCGCACGGTGATCCTGATCGGCCACGCCCCGGGCGTCCCGTGGCTCGCCGATGAGCTGGCCCTCGACGGCACCAGCCCGAACCGCGTCGAGCTCACCCGCAAGTATCCGACCAGCGGGCTCACCGTCCTGCACCACACCACCCGCTGGTCCGACCTGGCCGCCGACGACTGCGACCTGGTCTCCTACGTCGTGCCGCGCGGCTAG
- a CDS encoding helix-turn-helix domain-containing protein has translation MRQELYSVEQVAEQLGLHVRTIRNYVRDGKLKATRIGKQYRITREDLEAFTGTSMAVPAGGGLARHAEVSSIVQIDGLDRAGADRLTTYVTASINQGDLGRLRVELAYDETREVLKIIVLGDLGVTADLLRLIDMVATSAQP, from the coding sequence ATGCGGCAGGAGTTGTACTCGGTGGAGCAGGTCGCGGAGCAGTTGGGCCTGCACGTCCGGACGATCCGCAACTACGTGCGCGACGGCAAGCTGAAAGCGACCCGGATCGGCAAGCAGTACCGGATCACCCGGGAGGACCTGGAGGCGTTCACCGGCACCTCGATGGCCGTGCCGGCCGGCGGAGGGCTGGCTCGGCACGCCGAGGTGTCGAGCATCGTCCAGATCGACGGCCTCGACCGGGCGGGCGCCGACCGGCTCACCACCTACGTGACCGCCTCGATCAACCAGGGCGACCTCGGCCGGCTCCGCGTCGAGCTCGCGTACGACGAGACCCGCGAGGTGCTCAAGATCATCGTGCTCGGCGACCTCGGCGTGACCGCGGACCTGCTGCGGCTGATCGACATGGTCGCGACGTCGGCCCAGCCGTAG
- a CDS encoding polyprenyl synthetase family protein, which translates to MHADDADIPTEVQRALTEFLDLQQQRLAEIGPELAEQVQAARDATSGGKRLRPSFCYWGFRAAGGDPERPILTAAASLEMLHVSALVHDDVMDSSDVRRGAPAAHKRFEALQRARTEASGTGGDPVGFGIGAAILLGDLCLIWADEMMHTSGFDAAALARASKFFDAVRVEVTAGQYLDLVAQASGEADMDRALRVLRYKSATYTVERPLHIGAALGGGDQYLIDALSAYGLPLGEAFQLRDDLLGVFGDPGVTGKPAGDDLREGKRTVLVAYAAEHMSPVQLTEFDRLFGRAELDDDEIQLLREILQDSRAVQACEDLISERTEDALQALDRSPIEDEASRKALADLAIAATSRQL; encoded by the coding sequence GTGCATGCCGACGACGCAGACATCCCGACCGAGGTCCAGCGCGCGCTGACCGAGTTCCTCGATCTCCAGCAGCAGCGGCTGGCCGAGATAGGCCCAGAGCTGGCCGAGCAGGTGCAGGCCGCGCGGGACGCGACCAGCGGTGGCAAGCGGCTGCGGCCGTCCTTCTGCTACTGGGGTTTCCGCGCCGCCGGGGGCGACCCCGAGCGGCCGATCCTGACCGCCGCGGCGAGCCTGGAGATGCTGCACGTCAGCGCACTGGTGCACGACGACGTGATGGACTCCTCCGACGTACGCCGGGGCGCGCCGGCCGCGCACAAGCGGTTCGAGGCGTTGCAGCGGGCCCGGACGGAGGCGAGCGGCACCGGCGGCGACCCGGTCGGCTTCGGTATCGGCGCGGCGATCCTGCTCGGCGACCTGTGCCTGATCTGGGCCGACGAGATGATGCACACCTCCGGCTTCGACGCGGCAGCGCTGGCCCGGGCGTCCAAGTTCTTCGACGCGGTCCGGGTCGAGGTGACGGCCGGTCAGTACCTCGACCTGGTCGCGCAGGCCAGCGGCGAGGCGGACATGGACCGGGCGCTGCGGGTGCTGCGGTACAAGTCGGCCACCTACACGGTCGAGCGGCCGTTGCACATCGGCGCCGCGCTCGGCGGAGGCGACCAGTACCTGATCGACGCGCTGTCGGCGTACGGGCTGCCGCTGGGTGAGGCGTTCCAGCTGCGCGACGACCTGCTCGGCGTGTTCGGCGACCCGGGCGTCACCGGCAAGCCGGCCGGCGACGACCTGCGCGAAGGCAAGCGCACGGTCCTGGTCGCCTACGCCGCCGAGCACATGTCGCCGGTCCAGCTGACGGAGTTCGACCGGCTGTTCGGCCGGGCGGAGCTGGACGACGACGAGATCCAGCTGCTGCGCGAGATCCTGCAGGACAGCCGCGCGGTGCAGGCCTGCGAGGACCTGATCAGCGAGCGGACCGAGGACGCGCTCCAGGCGCTGGACCGCTCCCCGATCGAGGACGAGGCGTCCCGCAAGGCGCTGGCCGACCTGGCGATCGCGGCGACCTCCCGGCAGCTCTGA
- the metF gene encoding methylenetetrahydrofolate reductase [NAD(P)H], translating into MVNGLASTRPGSTPTIRELLATGDRSFSFEFFPPKTPEAEEVLWRSIREIEQLRPTFVSITYGAGGTTRDGTIRVTERVAQDTSLTPLGHLTCVAHSRDELRSVIGAYAGAGVRNVLALRGDPPGGPRQPWVAHPDGLNHAVELVELVRSLGDFCVGVAAFPDKHPEASDLDFDARVLAAKAKAGADYAITQMFFGADDYFQLVDRAAALGCDIPILPGIMPVTNIKQIHRMAELTGMALPTAVTDRLHAVEHDPAAVRAVGIEIASELCDQLLAGGAPGIHFITLNRSTATRQVYLNLQGTTV; encoded by the coding sequence ATGGTCAACGGTCTTGCTTCGACGCGTCCCGGCAGCACGCCGACGATCCGTGAACTGCTCGCGACGGGTGACCGCTCCTTCTCGTTCGAGTTCTTCCCGCCGAAGACGCCGGAGGCCGAGGAGGTGCTGTGGCGGTCGATCCGCGAGATCGAGCAGCTCCGGCCGACCTTCGTCTCGATCACGTACGGCGCCGGCGGCACCACCCGCGACGGCACCATCCGGGTCACCGAGCGGGTCGCCCAGGACACCTCGCTGACGCCGCTCGGCCACCTCACCTGCGTCGCCCACTCGCGCGACGAGCTGCGCTCGGTGATCGGCGCGTACGCCGGCGCCGGGGTCCGCAACGTGCTGGCCCTGCGCGGCGACCCGCCGGGCGGTCCGCGCCAGCCGTGGGTCGCGCACCCGGACGGCCTGAACCACGCGGTCGAGCTGGTCGAGCTGGTCCGTTCGCTCGGCGACTTCTGCGTCGGCGTCGCGGCGTTCCCGGACAAGCATCCCGAGGCGAGTGACCTCGACTTCGACGCCCGGGTGCTGGCAGCGAAGGCGAAGGCCGGCGCGGACTACGCGATCACCCAGATGTTCTTCGGCGCCGACGACTACTTCCAGCTGGTCGACCGTGCCGCGGCGCTCGGCTGCGACATCCCGATCCTGCCCGGCATCATGCCGGTGACGAACATCAAGCAGATCCACCGGATGGCCGAGCTCACCGGCATGGCGCTGCCCACCGCGGTCACCGACCGCCTGCACGCCGTCGAGCACGACCCGGCGGCGGTCCGGGCGGTGGGGATCGAGATCGCCAGCGAGCTCTGCGACCAACTGCTGGCCGGCGGCGCTCCCGGCATCCACTTCATCACCCTCAACCGCTCCACCGCCACCCGCCAGGTCTACCTGAACCTGCAAGGCACCACGGTCTAG
- a CDS encoding phytoene desaturase family protein, with product MARVIVIGAGLAGLAAAVRLAKLGHQVTVCEAEDRLGGALGRVEADGFSWDAGAASTTLPAALRDLFRKSGRPIESLVQLDPVTTPRRHLFGDGSVLDLPIGDRSAQLEAWTDLAGERSAQRWTELVDSYGETWQILRKTSLEPPLMDRLPLPAIRALKPWQSLEKVAARRLDDDRTRAVLHYYAVQQGSEARLTPGYVGVWSYLERTFGRWTVAGGFGAVADALAQRAVERKIDVRTGTEVASVATRDGAVAGVRLVDGTELPAEVVVSDVDPRVLYTQLVTDPAAKKVRKQVERTHQAQAAYVVHLGLREPLPELPFETVLHGAPTVTVRTGGQAPAGHQAWSVLVHGYPTDDVIDLLVARGLHIRDKVVSRQTSASWWAGVAWEGYRTARRRAANTSPVKGLYCVGAGAHPGGGVPATTLGAAVVADAVGKA from the coding sequence ATGGCCCGCGTGATCGTCATCGGGGCCGGCCTCGCCGGTCTCGCCGCCGCCGTACGACTGGCCAAGCTCGGCCACCAGGTCACCGTTTGCGAGGCCGAGGACCGCCTCGGCGGCGCGCTGGGCCGGGTCGAGGCCGACGGCTTCAGCTGGGACGCCGGCGCCGCCAGTACGACGCTGCCGGCCGCGCTGCGCGACTTGTTCCGCAAGTCCGGCCGGCCGATCGAGAGCCTGGTCCAGCTGGATCCGGTCACCACGCCGCGGCGGCACCTGTTCGGCGACGGCTCCGTGCTCGACCTGCCGATCGGCGACCGCTCGGCGCAACTCGAGGCGTGGACCGACTTGGCCGGCGAGAGATCCGCCCAGCGCTGGACCGAACTGGTCGACAGCTACGGCGAGACCTGGCAGATCCTGCGCAAGACCTCGCTGGAGCCGCCGCTGATGGACCGGCTGCCGCTCCCCGCGATCCGCGCGCTCAAGCCGTGGCAGTCGCTCGAGAAGGTCGCCGCGCGCCGGCTCGACGACGACCGGACGCGGGCCGTCCTGCACTACTACGCCGTCCAGCAGGGCTCCGAGGCCCGGCTGACGCCCGGCTACGTCGGCGTCTGGTCCTACCTCGAACGCACCTTCGGCCGCTGGACCGTCGCCGGCGGCTTCGGCGCGGTCGCGGACGCCCTGGCCCAGCGCGCGGTCGAGCGCAAGATCGACGTCCGCACCGGCACCGAGGTGGCGTCGGTCGCCACCCGGGACGGCGCGGTCGCCGGGGTCCGGCTGGTCGACGGAACCGAGCTGCCGGCCGAAGTCGTGGTGAGCGACGTCGATCCCCGGGTGCTCTACACCCAGCTCGTCACCGACCCGGCGGCCAAGAAGGTCCGCAAGCAGGTCGAGCGCACGCACCAGGCCCAGGCGGCGTACGTCGTCCATCTCGGGCTGCGGGAGCCGCTGCCGGAGCTGCCCTTCGAGACCGTGCTGCACGGGGCGCCGACGGTCACCGTCCGCACCGGTGGGCAGGCGCCGGCAGGTCACCAGGCCTGGTCGGTGCTGGTGCACGGCTACCCCACCGACGACGTGATCGACCTGCTGGTCGCCCGCGGGCTGCACATCCGGGACAAGGTCGTCTCCCGCCAGACGTCCGCGTCGTGGTGGGCCGGCGTCGCCTGGGAGGGGTACCGGACGGCCCGTCGCCGGGCCGCGAACACCTCACCGGTCAAAGGCCTGTACTGCGTCGGCGCGGGCGCGCATCCCGGCGGCGGGGTGCCCGCGACGACGCTCGGCGCGGCCGTCGTGGCCGACGCCGTCGGCAAGGCCTGA
- a CDS encoding HelD family protein yields MDQTPTSPDPETVERAELEAEQQHVDRVYDRVAEAARSASRIAVEGHQRAQAQNVGRVREEEQTGLYERDVLVFAAARRIAELDAEHEGLVFGRLDSDGGDDRPAAERAGDLDKLYVGRIGVRDAEYEPLVIDWRAPAAEPFYRATSTDRLGVVRRRVLRNKGARIIGIEDDLLAPERAPEDLPVMGEGALMASLSRARGHTMRDIVATIQAEQDKAIRAPARGVTVIGGGPGTGKTVVALHRAAYLLYSDRRRFERGGVLVVGPSAAFMAYIERVLPSLGENTVSLRAVGELVDGVRATAIDEADVAAIKGSLRMRGVLSRAARDRVPGAPTSLRVFVGGATVELDANQLDNVRRNALRRTPRNRAAAEARKGLVAALWSRFPEDLRNGVYGDRESFGDAVTDLPAYRSFFAAWWPVLTAQAVLRWLGDPRRLTRWARHDLTTAEIETLAAGIAGTDELTVADVALLDELTTLLGRPPVVEAGKDEEFDWLEGLSDGVNEVLTTSERRARAAAAADADEPEEYAHVLVDEAQDLSPMQWRMVTRRGPQASWTIVGDPAQSSWPDPDEARTAMETMLSHLQRHTFRLSTNYRNSAEIYAFAGEVIRQQIPDADLPDAVRRTGVKPELRVFDAGKVAEAAGDAAGELLELVEGTVGVIVPPKLRPGVDAVLAELDNPRIAALTPLESKGLEYDAVVVVEPDRIVSDTLGGVRALYVVLTRATQRMITINSSTHWLPPHGSDGGP; encoded by the coding sequence GTGGACCAAACCCCCACGTCACCCGATCCCGAGACGGTCGAGCGGGCTGAGCTGGAGGCCGAGCAGCAGCATGTCGACCGGGTCTACGACCGGGTCGCGGAGGCCGCCCGGTCCGCGTCCAGGATCGCGGTCGAGGGGCACCAGCGTGCCCAGGCGCAGAACGTCGGCCGGGTCCGCGAGGAGGAGCAGACCGGGCTGTACGAGCGCGACGTGCTCGTCTTCGCCGCCGCCCGGCGGATCGCGGAGCTGGACGCCGAGCACGAGGGCCTGGTGTTCGGCCGGCTCGACTCCGACGGCGGCGACGACCGGCCCGCGGCCGAGCGGGCCGGCGACCTGGACAAGCTGTACGTCGGCCGGATCGGCGTCCGCGACGCGGAGTACGAGCCGCTGGTGATCGACTGGCGGGCGCCTGCCGCCGAGCCGTTCTACCGGGCCACCTCGACCGACCGGCTGGGCGTCGTCCGACGCCGGGTGCTGCGCAACAAGGGCGCCCGGATCATCGGCATCGAGGACGACCTGCTGGCGCCGGAGCGCGCGCCGGAGGACCTGCCGGTGATGGGCGAGGGCGCGCTGATGGCGTCGCTGTCACGGGCCCGGGGCCACACGATGCGCGACATCGTCGCCACCATCCAGGCCGAGCAGGACAAGGCGATCCGGGCCCCCGCCCGCGGCGTCACCGTGATCGGCGGCGGTCCCGGCACCGGCAAGACGGTCGTGGCGCTGCACCGCGCGGCGTACCTGCTCTACAGCGACCGGCGGCGGTTCGAGCGCGGCGGGGTGCTGGTGGTCGGCCCGTCGGCCGCGTTCATGGCCTACATCGAGCGGGTGCTGCCCAGCCTCGGCGAGAACACGGTCTCCCTGCGCGCGGTGGGCGAACTGGTCGACGGCGTCCGGGCGACCGCGATCGACGAGGCCGACGTCGCCGCGATCAAGGGCTCGCTGCGGATGCGCGGCGTGCTGTCCCGCGCCGCGCGCGACCGGGTGCCCGGCGCGCCGACCAGCTTGCGGGTGTTCGTCGGCGGCGCCACGGTCGAACTCGACGCGAACCAGCTCGACAACGTCCGCCGCAACGCGCTGCGTCGGACGCCGCGCAACCGTGCCGCCGCCGAAGCCCGCAAGGGGCTGGTCGCCGCGCTGTGGAGCCGCTTCCCCGAGGACCTGCGCAACGGCGTGTACGGCGATCGCGAGTCGTTCGGCGACGCGGTCACCGACCTGCCGGCGTACCGGTCGTTCTTCGCGGCGTGGTGGCCGGTGCTGACCGCGCAGGCCGTCCTGCGCTGGCTCGGCGACCCGCGCCGGCTGACCCGCTGGGCCCGGCACGACCTGACCACGGCCGAGATCGAGACGCTGGCGGCCGGCATCGCCGGCACCGACGAGCTCACCGTCGCCGACGTCGCGCTGCTCGACGAGCTGACCACCCTGCTCGGCCGGCCGCCGGTCGTGGAGGCCGGCAAGGACGAGGAGTTCGACTGGCTGGAAGGGCTGTCGGACGGCGTCAACGAGGTGCTCACCACGTCGGAGCGGCGGGCCCGGGCGGCGGCCGCGGCGGACGCGGACGAGCCGGAGGAGTACGCGCACGTGCTCGTCGACGAGGCGCAGGACCTCTCCCCCATGCAGTGGCGGATGGTCACCCGGCGCGGACCGCAGGCCAGCTGGACGATCGTCGGCGACCCGGCGCAGAGCTCCTGGCCGGACCCGGACGAGGCCCGGACCGCGATGGAGACGATGCTGTCGCACCTGCAGCGGCACACGTTCCGGCTGTCGACGAACTACCGGAACTCGGCGGAGATCTACGCCTTCGCCGGCGAGGTGATCCGGCAGCAGATCCCGGACGCGGACCTGCCCGACGCGGTCCGGCGGACCGGGGTCAAGCCGGAGCTCCGCGTCTTCGACGCCGGCAAGGTCGCCGAGGCCGCCGGCGACGCGGCCGGGGAACTGCTCGAGCTGGTCGAGGGCACGGTCGGCGTCATCGTGCCGCCGAAGCTGCGGCCGGGCGTCGACGCGGTGCTCGCCGAGCTGGACAACCCCCGCATCGCTGCGCTGACCCCGCTGGAGTCCAAGGGCCTGGAGTACGACGCCGTCGTGGTGGTCGAGCCGGACCGGATCGTCAGCGACACCCTCGGCGGCGTGCGGGCGCTGTACGTCGTACTGACGCGGGCGACGCAGCGCATGATCACCATCAACAGCTCGACCCACTGGCTCCCGCCGCACGGGTCCGATGGCGGGCCCTAG
- a CDS encoding ribonuclease domain-containing protein — MINNPKIARIVAAVVVAMLVITLAASLFGCGASGQASTRSAAPPAKDPVSGLAFVAAADLPAEARETLKLIDQGGPFPYRRDGVVFGNFERLLPQKQRGYYREYTVRTPGEKDRGARRIVTGKGGERYYTEDHYESFRRVAADEGTGE, encoded by the coding sequence ATGATCAACAACCCGAAGATCGCCCGGATCGTCGCGGCGGTGGTGGTCGCGATGCTGGTGATCACGCTCGCCGCCAGCCTGTTCGGCTGCGGCGCGTCGGGCCAGGCGTCGACCCGGTCCGCGGCCCCGCCCGCGAAGGACCCGGTCAGCGGACTGGCCTTCGTGGCCGCCGCGGACCTGCCGGCCGAGGCGCGGGAGACGCTGAAGCTGATCGATCAGGGCGGCCCGTTCCCGTACCGCCGCGACGGCGTGGTGTTCGGCAACTTCGAGCGGCTGCTGCCGCAGAAGCAGCGAGGGTACTACCGGGAGTACACGGTGAGGACGCCCGGCGAGAAGGACCGCGGCGCCCGCCGGATCGTGACCGGCAAGGGCGGTGAGCGTTACTACACCGAAGATCACTACGAGTCGTTCCGCCGGGTCGCGGCGGACGAGGGGACCGGCGAATGA
- a CDS encoding DUF4126 domain-containing protein, whose amino-acid sequence MEALPLAFTTGWASGINAYACVLVLGLLGRFADVDDVPTALTGNGVLIAAGALFAVEFVADKIPYVDSAWDTVSTLIRPTVGAVIGALMAGDASNLQQAVAATTGGLVALLSHLIKSSLRLAINTSPEPVTNIAASSGEDVAVLGVVSLAAFHPTAALIVACVLLVIGLIGVYLALRAIRRGLVRFRAWRTGRSNPATGSSTL is encoded by the coding sequence ATGGAAGCGTTGCCGTTGGCGTTCACCACCGGCTGGGCGAGCGGGATCAACGCGTACGCCTGCGTGCTGGTGCTCGGACTGCTCGGCCGGTTCGCCGACGTCGACGACGTGCCCACCGCACTGACCGGGAACGGCGTGCTGATCGCCGCCGGCGCCCTGTTCGCGGTCGAGTTCGTCGCGGACAAGATCCCCTACGTCGACTCGGCCTGGGACACCGTCTCCACGCTGATCCGGCCGACCGTCGGGGCGGTGATCGGCGCGCTGATGGCCGGCGACGCGAGCAACCTGCAGCAGGCGGTCGCCGCCACCACCGGCGGCCTGGTCGCGCTGCTCTCGCACCTGATCAAGTCGAGCCTGCGGCTGGCGATCAACACCTCCCCCGAGCCGGTGACCAACATCGCCGCCTCGTCCGGCGAGGACGTCGCCGTGCTCGGCGTGGTGTCGCTGGCCGCGTTCCACCCGACCGCCGCCCTGATCGTGGCCTGCGTGCTGCTGGTGATCGGGCTGATCGGCGTCTACCTCGCGCTGCGCGCGATCCGGCGCGGCCTGGTCAGGTTCCGGGCCTGGCGGACGGGACGAAGCAATCCAGCGACTGGGAGCAGCACCCTCTGA
- a CDS encoding barstar family protein produces the protein MTDLRALLDDGLRPGVYRWRSAATADQVRRSVTSAGWGFVLLDTTAVHDKTGFLDVCATAFDLPRWFGRNWDALADSLGERSTGEPEVVLWEGWRQLLDLDHDTVDVALQIFGEDAGESGQLRIVLREADDVPDLVSDLPVV, from the coding sequence ATGACCGACCTGCGCGCGCTGCTGGACGACGGACTGCGCCCCGGCGTCTACCGCTGGCGCTCCGCCGCAACCGCCGACCAGGTCCGTCGCAGCGTGACGTCGGCCGGCTGGGGCTTCGTCCTGCTCGACACGACGGCGGTGCACGACAAGACCGGCTTCCTCGATGTCTGCGCGACCGCGTTCGACCTGCCGCGCTGGTTCGGCCGCAACTGGGACGCCCTGGCCGACTCTCTCGGCGAGCGGTCCACCGGCGAACCGGAGGTGGTTCTCTGGGAGGGCTGGCGGCAGTTGTTGGACCTCGACCACGACACGGTCGACGTCGCGCTGCAGATCTTCGGCGAGGACGCCGGCGAGTCCGGCCAGCTGCGGATCGTCCTCCGCGAGGCCGACGACGTACCCGACCTCGTCAGCGACCTGCCGGTCGTCTAG
- a CDS encoding YqjF family protein: protein MAEAVSADAPALPRPRLLRQDWLDLSFLHWAVEPSAIAHHFPPGTAPDSFEGLSYVGLVPFRMANIGFPRGPALLQGFLETNVRLYSVDATGRRGVVFLSLDADRPDAVAAARSVFGLPYRWARMQHQKVDGLHTYTTDLRWPRVAASSSVTVRPGPSLTPGPFEHFLTARWGLHVARAGRTWYLPNEHPAWTLQSAELVDLQDNGLFASVGLPGLSARPPDHVAYSPGVPAVFGLPRQVP, encoded by the coding sequence ATGGCCGAAGCAGTCAGCGCGGACGCACCGGCACTCCCCCGGCCCAGGCTCCTGCGCCAGGACTGGCTCGACCTGTCGTTCCTGCACTGGGCGGTGGAGCCGTCGGCCATCGCCCACCACTTTCCGCCGGGCACGGCGCCGGACAGCTTCGAGGGGCTCAGCTATGTCGGGCTGGTCCCCTTCCGGATGGCGAACATCGGTTTCCCGCGCGGCCCGGCGCTGCTCCAGGGCTTCCTGGAGACCAACGTCCGCCTGTACTCCGTGGACGCGACCGGGCGGCGCGGTGTCGTCTTCCTCAGCCTCGACGCCGACCGCCCGGACGCCGTCGCCGCGGCGCGGTCGGTGTTCGGCCTGCCCTACCGCTGGGCCCGCATGCAGCACCAGAAGGTCGATGGCCTGCACACCTACACCACCGACCTGCGCTGGCCGCGGGTCGCCGCGTCAAGCAGCGTCACCGTGCGCCCGGGGCCGTCGCTGACCCCAGGGCCTTTCGAGCACTTCCTGACCGCTCGCTGGGGCCTCCACGTCGCCCGGGCCGGCCGCACCTGGTACCTGCCGAACGAGCATCCGGCGTGGACGCTGCAGTCCGCCGAACTGGTCGACCTGCAGGACAACGGCTTGTTCGCCTCGGTCGGACTGCCCGGGCTCAGCGCCCGTCCACCGGACCACGTGGCCTACAGCCCCGGCGTACCGGCGGTGTTCGGCCTTCCGCGCCAGGTGCCCTAG